The bacterium BMS3Abin14 genome has a window encoding:
- the ftsH_1 gene encoding ATP-dependent zinc metalloprotease FtsH: MPKKELSLRVAEAFVEDVGKGFARVDTEELKSIRAVPGDLLMITGRGSTVARTAQATAEYSGQSLIQMDGVTRENADVSVDEWCTVRKASFKPAESILLSPMATASIIPKSSEIPHILQMLSGRYIVPGDKIQIALFGTRPQFFIVDGASPRGALLITPGTSISFKTPDFLHEKAARISYEDIGGLEKELSSVKEMIELPLKFPELFSELGIDPPKGVLLSGPPGTGKTLVARTISNEVRAHFIHVNGPEIIHKYYGESEAKLREVFEEARRNAPSIIFLDEIDALAPRRAKVIGDVEKRVVAQLLALMDGLVSRGDVVIIGATNLPELVDPALRRPGRFDREITIGVPNRSGRLQILKIHSRKMPLAADVNLDRLAEITHGYVGADIAALCKEAGMATLRRIMPEIKFDVGKRPVMKKGTTLEVTAEDFLTAFKGVEPTSTREFMVERPRLSFSDIGGLKEIKRELRSIVELPLQGLSLFADSRLGPPKGVLFSGPSGTGKTLMARSLAGEMGMTLIVVDPPTLLSKWVGESEKGLREVFKRAKQASPCILFFDEIETIASARSADDAGNVSQRMVSQLFRELDGLHGSLGVVVIGATNRIDLMEPALLRAGRFDYLIEFPLPDREERQEILETYLQSLPLDADVDVDLLADVSEGWTGADIEASCKRAIMLGLEDCSKSDGVSDFSRCVLTSDHFTEAARQHAVLSSISASVFKRKA, from the coding sequence ATGCCGAAAAAAGAACTCTCTCTTCGGGTAGCCGAGGCGTTCGTTGAGGATGTGGGCAAGGGATTTGCCCGTGTGGATACCGAGGAACTGAAGAGTATAAGGGCTGTGCCCGGCGATCTTCTCATGATTACCGGCCGTGGATCTACAGTGGCCCGAACAGCCCAGGCCACTGCTGAGTATTCCGGGCAAAGCCTGATTCAGATGGACGGCGTTACGAGGGAAAATGCCGACGTTTCTGTCGACGAATGGTGTACTGTTCGGAAGGCCTCCTTCAAACCTGCTGAGAGCATCCTGCTCTCACCCATGGCAACCGCAAGCATCATCCCGAAAAGTTCCGAGATACCCCACATACTTCAGATGCTTTCGGGAAGGTACATTGTGCCTGGCGATAAGATCCAGATCGCCCTGTTCGGTACGCGGCCGCAATTCTTTATTGTCGATGGCGCCAGCCCGCGAGGGGCTCTCCTGATAACCCCCGGCACCTCCATCTCCTTTAAAACCCCGGATTTCCTGCACGAAAAGGCCGCCAGAATCTCCTACGAGGACATTGGAGGGCTGGAAAAGGAATTAAGCAGTGTCAAGGAGATGATAGAACTTCCCCTTAAATTTCCGGAACTTTTCAGTGAGCTTGGTATTGATCCCCCCAAGGGTGTTCTTCTCTCAGGGCCTCCGGGGACTGGAAAAACCCTTGTCGCCCGCACCATCTCCAATGAGGTCAGAGCCCACTTTATCCACGTAAATGGTCCTGAGATCATTCATAAGTACTACGGAGAAAGTGAGGCCAAGCTGAGGGAGGTTTTTGAGGAGGCGCGAAGGAACGCTCCAAGTATTATTTTCCTCGACGAGATCGACGCTCTTGCCCCAAGGAGGGCCAAGGTTATCGGGGACGTGGAAAAACGTGTGGTTGCTCAACTTCTTGCCCTGATGGACGGACTGGTGTCCAGAGGGGACGTGGTGATTATCGGCGCCACCAACCTTCCTGAGCTGGTCGATCCGGCCCTACGGCGCCCTGGACGTTTCGATCGTGAGATCACCATCGGTGTTCCCAATCGATCGGGCCGGCTCCAGATTCTGAAGATCCATTCCCGGAAGATGCCGCTTGCCGCCGATGTGAATCTGGACCGTCTTGCAGAAATTACCCATGGATACGTGGGGGCTGATATTGCAGCTCTCTGCAAGGAGGCAGGCATGGCGACCCTGCGTCGGATCATGCCGGAGATCAAATTCGATGTAGGTAAAAGGCCTGTAATGAAAAAGGGGACGACCCTCGAGGTCACAGCGGAGGATTTCCTGACGGCCTTCAAGGGAGTCGAACCGACCTCCACCAGGGAGTTCATGGTCGAGCGGCCGCGTCTTTCCTTTTCCGACATCGGGGGGTTGAAGGAGATCAAGCGGGAGCTTCGCTCGATCGTAGAGCTCCCCCTTCAGGGATTGTCCCTTTTTGCCGATTCCCGCCTGGGTCCGCCCAAGGGGGTTCTCTTCTCCGGCCCGTCCGGGACAGGAAAGACACTGATGGCCAGATCCCTTGCGGGCGAGATGGGCATGACACTGATTGTCGTTGATCCTCCAACTCTTTTGTCAAAGTGGGTTGGAGAGTCGGAAAAAGGGCTACGGGAGGTCTTCAAGCGGGCAAAACAGGCGTCGCCCTGCATCCTGTTTTTTGACGAGATCGAAACTATCGCCTCCGCGCGATCCGCTGATGACGCGGGAAATGTCTCCCAGAGGATGGTGAGTCAGCTTTTCAGGGAACTGGATGGGCTTCACGGTTCTCTCGGAGTTGTCGTCATCGGCGCTACGAATCGGATAGATCTGATGGAACCGGCCCTTCTCAGGGCCGGACGTTTCGATTATTTGATCGAATTTCCTCTCCCGGATCGTGAGGAAAGGCAGGAGATTCTGGAGACCTATTTGCAGTCCCTGCCGTTGGATGCCGATGTCGATGTGGACCTCCTTGCGGATGTGAGTGAAGGATGGACCGGAGCCGACATAGAGGCCTCATGTAAGAGGGCCATCATGCTTGGGCTGGAAGATTGTTCGAAAAGCGATGGAGTATCGGATTTTTCGCGGTGCGTCTTGACATCCGATCATTTCACCGAGGCGGCCCGGCAGCATGCCGTTTTGTCGAGTATATCGGCCTCAGTCTTCAAGCGGAAGGCCTGA
- the lutR_3 gene encoding HTH-type transcriptional regulator LutR has protein sequence MFKPIKKTKVYEEIVAKMTEMIGSGVLKEGDQLPGERELAETFSVSRSSLREALRTLESQGFLESRRGNGTYVASQPVELLVKPFAAFILSEKHAQRELFEVRRLIEPQVAYLAAERATPEEIEQMEKILGDQETQVAEGGTGTEVDKAFHKALAEAAKNRILLRMMDAAMEFFSESRDNYLQIKGRPKQSLIRHKEMVSAIKAGNKKLTAGIMREHLEDIENSLFSVNRKEELKKTAQKGGDIVKPPCLGSPKRMDL, from the coding sequence ATGTTCAAGCCGATCAAGAAGACGAAAGTTTATGAAGAGATTGTCGCCAAGATGACCGAGATGATCGGCAGCGGAGTTCTCAAGGAGGGCGATCAGCTTCCGGGGGAGCGGGAGTTGGCGGAGACGTTCAGCGTAAGCAGGTCCTCTCTCCGGGAGGCTCTTAGAACACTCGAGAGCCAGGGTTTTCTGGAAAGCAGGCGGGGAAACGGGACATACGTGGCCAGTCAGCCGGTGGAGCTGCTGGTGAAGCCCTTTGCTGCTTTTATCCTATCTGAAAAGCATGCGCAGCGTGAACTGTTCGAGGTGCGCCGGTTGATAGAGCCTCAGGTCGCCTATCTGGCTGCGGAACGGGCCACGCCTGAGGAGATTGAGCAGATGGAAAAGATCCTCGGCGATCAGGAAACACAGGTCGCAGAGGGCGGGACGGGCACGGAAGTCGACAAGGCATTTCATAAGGCGCTGGCGGAGGCGGCAAAAAACCGGATTCTTCTTCGAATGATGGACGCAGCCATGGAGTTTTTCAGCGAGAGTCGTGATAACTACCTGCAGATCAAGGGTAGGCCGAAACAATCCCTTATTCGTCACAAAGAGATGGTCAGTGCTATTAAAGCGGGCAATAAGAAGCTCACGGCCGGCATAATGCGTGAGCACCTGGAAGATATTGAAAACAGCCTGTTCTCGGTCAACAGAAAGGAGGAACTGAAAAAAACCGCACAGAAAGGGGGGGATATAGTGAAACCACCCTGTTTAGGGTCCCCAAAGCGGATGGACTTGTAA
- the porC_2 gene encoding pyruvate synthase subunit PorC, whose translation MGEVYEVTIWARGVTQDMEGRHLSLLIANSADKDGKFVQAWDDYADLPDRVQVPLRKYARISDEDIEMRYDYENDHPNMSVIMDDTIVKGIDVLRGMPKGGVLVVNTKRSPEEILKFIPNKDLLSAIVCVDANSLAGDVDLDFMGSEGGVETVSVGAGISAPIVGAAAKATDKLTLESLVSVAANKDGVKKGYEAAQVKSL comes from the coding sequence ATGGGCGAAGTATATGAAGTTACTATTTGGGCGCGCGGGGTGACGCAGGACATGGAAGGGCGCCATCTGTCACTCCTGATTGCCAACTCGGCGGATAAGGATGGTAAATTTGTCCAGGCGTGGGACGACTACGCGGATCTGCCCGACAGGGTTCAGGTTCCTTTGCGGAAGTACGCTCGTATCAGCGATGAAGACATCGAAATGCGCTACGACTACGAGAACGATCATCCCAACATGTCGGTTATTATGGATGACACCATCGTCAAGGGGATTGACGTGCTCAGGGGCATGCCCAAGGGCGGAGTCCTTGTGGTCAATACCAAGAGATCGCCTGAAGAAATCCTCAAGTTTATTCCCAATAAGGATCTGCTCAGCGCCATTGTGTGTGTTGACGCCAATTCCCTCGCAGGTGATGTTGACCTGGATTTCATGGGATCTGAAGGTGGCGTGGAAACGGTGTCCGTTGGAGCCGGCATCTCCGCTCCGATAGTCGGGGCAGCCGCGAAGGCCACGGATAAGCTGACCCTTGAGAGCCTTGTTTCGGTAGCCGCAAACAAGGATGGCGTTAAAAAGGGCTACGAGGCAGCACAGGTAAAATCCCTTTAA
- the porD gene encoding pyruvate synthase subunit PorD has protein sequence MSDFRFPEGKEVPRGAVLPAPVKENRMMITGNWRTDRPVIDHEKCTLCLNCFIFCPDACWHLDEEEEKMVWNADFCKGCFICAVECPAFALTAVNELEFEDGVVRLEKPF, from the coding sequence ATGTCCGATTTTAGATTTCCGGAAGGAAAAGAGGTCCCGAGGGGTGCGGTTCTCCCTGCCCCGGTAAAGGAAAACAGGATGATGATTACGGGCAACTGGCGAACCGACCGCCCGGTCATCGACCACGAAAAGTGCACCCTTTGTCTGAACTGCTTCATTTTCTGCCCCGATGCATGCTGGCATCTGGACGAAGAAGAGGAAAAAATGGTCTGGAACGCGGATTTTTGCAAGGGCTGCTTCATCTGTGCAGTAGAGTGTCCTGCATTTGCCCTCACCGCGGTTAACGAACTGGAATTTGAGGATGGTGTCGTCCGTTTGGAGAAACCATTCTAG
- the padG gene encoding NADH-dependent phenylglyoxylate dehydrogenase subunit alpha: MAKEIFLAGCAASAFGAKFARVEVISSYPIRPYTGVMMELSKIIANGELDAEFVHGEGEHAQVSIAYGASAAGARAYTGSSGVGVAYAMECYSPAAGGRYPVQMVIADRALDPPGDFGSEHTDVMSCRDQGWIMGWAETPQEAFDNTLIYYRIGEDPKIMLPQFCCQDGYFVSHIPGKVVLPEQSQVDEFLPPYDAPDALDPTHPTSHGPQVYPDQGSAIDIQRAQAHLDVPKVTEQVMDEFSRIFGRTYNPFVEEYMTDDADFVFFIQGAHARTARFAVNHLRKKGVKAGMVKLRFMRPFPTEVVKECLSKFKAVGCVETSTSYGGAMKGGNLIHEVRASLYDSSKQPLVTSFMAGLGGEVVTLNEFFNMAKVLTQAIKDKKIKKYVYWLGFEKEGI; this comes from the coding sequence ATGGCGAAAGAAATATTTTTGGCCGGCTGTGCGGCCTCAGCCTTTGGTGCCAAGTTTGCGAGGGTCGAAGTCATCAGTTCCTACCCCATTCGTCCATATACAGGCGTGATGATGGAGCTTTCAAAGATTATCGCCAATGGGGAACTGGACGCTGAGTTCGTCCATGGAGAAGGAGAGCATGCCCAGGTTTCCATAGCCTACGGCGCTTCCGCCGCGGGAGCCAGGGCATATACAGGAAGTTCCGGAGTCGGGGTCGCCTACGCGATGGAGTGTTATTCCCCCGCCGCGGGCGGACGGTATCCCGTTCAGATGGTCATTGCCGACCGTGCCCTGGACCCACCCGGAGACTTCGGCTCCGAGCACACGGATGTAATGAGCTGCCGGGACCAGGGGTGGATCATGGGATGGGCTGAGACCCCCCAGGAGGCATTTGACAATACCCTGATCTACTACCGGATAGGAGAGGATCCGAAAATCATGCTTCCCCAGTTCTGTTGCCAGGACGGGTACTTCGTTTCCCACATCCCCGGCAAGGTGGTCCTGCCGGAGCAGTCCCAGGTGGATGAGTTCCTCCCGCCCTATGATGCCCCTGATGCCCTGGACCCCACCCACCCCACGTCCCACGGCCCACAGGTCTACCCCGACCAGGGTTCGGCCATCGACATCCAGCGGGCCCAGGCCCATCTGGACGTGCCGAAGGTGACGGAGCAGGTGATGGACGAATTCAGCAGGATCTTCGGGCGGACATACAACCCCTTTGTTGAAGAGTACATGACTGATGATGCTGATTTCGTATTCTTCATCCAGGGAGCCCATGCCAGAACGGCACGTTTTGCAGTGAATCACCTCCGGAAAAAGGGAGTAAAGGCCGGCATGGTGAAGCTGCGCTTCATGAGGCCCTTCCCCACCGAGGTGGTCAAGGAGTGCCTGTCAAAGTTCAAGGCGGTCGGATGTGTCGAGACAAGCACCTCCTATGGCGGAGCCATGAAAGGTGGGAACCTTATTCATGAGGTCAGAGCTTCCCTTTACGATTCATCGAAGCAGCCCCTGGTAACCTCCTTCATGGCCGGTCTTGGCGGGGAAGTGGTCACTCTCAATGAGTTCTTCAATATGGCCAAGGTCCTTACCCAGGCGATCAAGGACAAGAAGATCAAGAAGTACGTCTACTGGCTTGGATTTGAAAAGGAAGGAATATAA
- the porB gene encoding pyruvate synthase subunit PorB — MANAVETQNLERVKSIRSVTQEEYYVPGHRTCAGCGPALCYKLVSKASGPESIFLGPTGCMYVANTSYLSAPFAYPWMHCQITNAGAIASGVEAAYQVKIRKGKYKGKLPNVIVMAGDGGSIDIGLQAMSGMMYRGHDALFIMYDNESYANTGIQTSPMSPYGANTTFTPPGKAIPEGKTLFPKDAPQLVIGGHPAVKYVATASLAYPVDLINKVRKALNYKGPTFLHIHCPCPKGWLFDAKKTVSVAKLAIETGMWVNYEWENGEFKYDHIPKEYKPVKEYMKGQARFAHLKPEHIAKMQAFIDAKLKAPGMPVAVPVQGPRETV; from the coding sequence ATGGCGAATGCGGTTGAAACACAGAATTTGGAGCGGGTCAAATCGATTCGCAGTGTTACCCAGGAGGAATATTACGTTCCCGGACACCGGACCTGCGCGGGATGCGGTCCCGCCCTGTGCTATAAACTGGTTTCGAAGGCGTCCGGGCCGGAGTCCATCTTTCTGGGACCGACGGGCTGCATGTATGTGGCCAACACCAGCTACCTTAGCGCTCCCTTTGCCTATCCATGGATGCACTGCCAGATAACCAACGCAGGGGCTATCGCCTCCGGTGTTGAAGCGGCCTACCAGGTCAAGATCCGGAAGGGAAAGTACAAGGGCAAGCTTCCCAACGTCATCGTCATGGCAGGGGATGGAGGGTCCATCGACATCGGGCTCCAGGCCATGTCAGGCATGATGTACAGGGGGCACGATGCTCTTTTTATCATGTACGACAACGAGTCCTACGCCAATACGGGCATCCAGACCTCACCGATGTCCCCATATGGGGCCAATACGACCTTTACCCCTCCAGGCAAGGCAATCCCGGAGGGAAAAACCCTCTTTCCCAAGGACGCGCCGCAGTTGGTAATCGGCGGACACCCGGCGGTGAAGTACGTCGCCACGGCTTCGTTGGCCTATCCTGTCGACCTCATCAATAAGGTCCGAAAGGCTCTCAATTACAAGGGCCCAACCTTCTTGCACATCCACTGCCCATGTCCGAAGGGTTGGCTGTTTGATGCCAAGAAGACGGTGTCGGTTGCCAAACTGGCCATCGAAACCGGGATGTGGGTCAACTATGAGTGGGAGAACGGCGAGTTCAAATATGACCATATTCCCAAGGAATACAAGCCTGTCAAGGAGTACATGAAGGGTCAGGCCCGTTTTGCCCACCTCAAGCCTGAGCACATCGCAAAGATGCAGGCCTTCATCGATGCAAAGCTGAAGGCCCCGGGCATGCCGGTAGCGGTTCCTGTACAAGGACCGAGGGAAACTGTATGA
- a CDS encoding tripartite tricarboxylate transporter family receptor produces MRSMKKRYTFLLVAVVAIASIALFGGVAKAAWPTRPISFVIPAGAGGGADKYVRFLVGLNVKGHYVDEAIIPINKAGGAGAVAMNYVLNQKGDDYTMMITLNSFITTPLFQNLPFTFRNFTPIYLLALDNFPLWVPNDSPFKTFEDFLTEARKRSITVGGTGSKQEDEIVFRAIQTIGKTKPFRYVPFKGGGSVAKALVGKHIEASVNQVSEAGPFFPEFVRPLVVFQDNRLTVKGLENVPTAKELGFDFSYNMMRAVFAPPGISKEAQDGMIELFSKISENPDWVAFAAKFGLQRTTISGDALEKFCENYEKLHIKIMKAQGWIK; encoded by the coding sequence ATGCGAAGCATGAAGAAACGCTATACATTTCTGCTTGTCGCTGTCGTTGCCATTGCCTCCATCGCGCTTTTTGGTGGGGTGGCAAAGGCCGCATGGCCCACGCGACCGATTAGTTTCGTTATCCCGGCGGGCGCTGGTGGTGGGGCGGACAAATACGTCCGATTCCTGGTGGGCCTTAACGTAAAAGGCCATTATGTCGACGAGGCGATAATCCCAATAAACAAGGCGGGTGGAGCAGGGGCTGTTGCCATGAATTATGTCCTCAACCAGAAGGGTGACGACTACACCATGATGATCACCCTGAACTCCTTTATTACCACTCCGCTGTTCCAGAATCTTCCTTTTACCTTCCGTAATTTCACGCCGATCTACCTGTTGGCACTGGACAACTTCCCCCTCTGGGTTCCAAATGACAGCCCGTTCAAGACCTTCGAGGATTTCCTGACGGAGGCGCGCAAGCGGAGCATCACGGTTGGAGGAACGGGCTCCAAGCAGGAGGACGAGATTGTCTTCAGGGCTATCCAGACCATCGGCAAAACCAAGCCTTTCAGGTATGTGCCTTTCAAGGGAGGCGGTTCCGTTGCCAAGGCCCTGGTGGGCAAGCACATCGAGGCGTCGGTGAACCAGGTAAGCGAAGCCGGCCCCTTCTTCCCTGAATTCGTCAGGCCGCTGGTTGTATTCCAGGATAACCGGCTGACCGTAAAGGGCCTTGAGAATGTTCCCACAGCCAAGGAGCTGGGCTTTGATTTCAGCTACAACATGATGCGGGCGGTATTCGCCCCTCCGGGGATATCAAAAGAGGCACAGGACGGGATGATAGAGCTTTTCAGTAAGATTTCCGAAAACCCGGACTGGGTGGCCTTCGCGGCCAAGTTCGGTCTGCAGCGGACAACAATATCCGGTGACGCCCTTGAGAAGTTCTGCGAGAACTATGAGAAATTGCACATAAAAATCATGAAGGCCCAGGGCTGGATTAAATAG
- a CDS encoding tripartite tricarboxylate transporter TctB family protein, translating to MKKGELITALGFIIASIVTLGEAFRLGFGWVEEQGPAAGFTLFWLGLLMLLCSIMIFVAGLKKKNDGEPFFVSKEGLLEAVKIFFTASVFTVGIVYTGVYWAIIGYCLLFTRWLGKHRWSTVILFTVIMTAAVYFGMEKGLQLPLPKSFLYKKGLFPF from the coding sequence TTGAAAAAAGGCGAGTTGATTACCGCGCTGGGGTTTATAATTGCATCCATCGTAACACTTGGTGAGGCTTTCAGGCTTGGTTTCGGATGGGTAGAGGAGCAGGGGCCTGCGGCTGGTTTTACGCTTTTCTGGCTGGGATTGTTGATGCTCCTGTGTTCCATAATGATTTTTGTCGCCGGCCTGAAAAAAAAGAATGATGGTGAGCCCTTTTTCGTCAGCAAGGAAGGGCTGTTGGAGGCGGTAAAAATCTTTTTTACCGCATCGGTGTTTACCGTGGGTATAGTCTATACCGGGGTTTACTGGGCCATTATCGGCTACTGTCTCCTTTTCACCCGATGGCTGGGAAAACACCGTTGGTCTACGGTCATCCTGTTCACCGTTATTATGACCGCGGCGGTCTACTTCGGAATGGAGAAAGGGCTGCAGCTTCCCCTGCCGAAGAGCTTTCTGTACAAGAAAGGGCTTTTCCCGTTCTAA
- a CDS encoding tripartite tricarboxylate transporter TctA family protein, producing the protein METLTHLMTGFGVALQPLSLLMMTLGLLLGLAVGVLPGLGGTAGVALLLPVTVLVPPTVAIIFLAAIYWGALYGGVITSVLFAIPGEPWSVALIFDGYPMAKKGQAGLALAAAFLASFVGIFVAAIFFVTLAMPLALFALKFGPAEMFGIMMLAFSTFVGLGRGSATKTLVSTCFGLILTMAGLDIVTGHPRLTFGTMALLSGFHFVPITIGLFGLGEIMIDGEERFSTEIKETIHAKLGWQDIKDGFKATKEHFGLTFFSAVLGFFVGILPGTGATPASFLGYGIAKQYSKHPEKYGEGAIEGVLAPQAAANAAGTGALLPMISLGIPGSPTAAVLLAGLYMWGLWPGPRLFIEQPVFVWGLIASLFLSGTVCLIICLLGTPVLASIMKIPWGLLTPIIVVACFIGSYVMRNLMFDVWCTLIFGLIGYVMKKLDYPLAPLAVALVLGGMTERFLRQTLIIGDGSPMAFFSSTISTVFMSIAFFLFLMPLGKHILGKIKANRKPAEA; encoded by the coding sequence ATGGAAACACTGACTCACCTGATGACCGGATTCGGGGTGGCTCTACAGCCCCTGTCTTTACTTATGATGACTCTGGGCCTTCTGCTTGGCCTGGCGGTAGGCGTCCTGCCCGGGCTGGGCGGAACCGCGGGGGTGGCCCTGCTGCTTCCAGTGACTGTCCTGGTACCCCCAACGGTTGCCATTATTTTTCTGGCCGCCATTTACTGGGGAGCCCTTTACGGAGGGGTGATAACCTCCGTTCTTTTCGCCATCCCCGGGGAGCCATGGTCCGTGGCCCTTATTTTCGATGGGTATCCGATGGCCAAAAAAGGGCAGGCCGGGCTGGCCCTTGCCGCCGCTTTTCTGGCCTCTTTCGTGGGGATCTTTGTTGCGGCCATCTTTTTCGTGACTCTGGCCATGCCGCTGGCCCTGTTCGCCCTGAAATTCGGTCCTGCTGAGATGTTCGGGATCATGATGCTCGCTTTCAGCACCTTCGTGGGACTCGGCAGAGGATCGGCCACAAAGACCCTTGTCAGCACATGCTTCGGACTGATTCTGACGATGGCCGGATTGGACATAGTTACCGGCCATCCGAGGTTGACCTTCGGAACAATGGCCCTTCTCAGCGGTTTTCATTTTGTCCCTATAACCATCGGGCTTTTCGGCCTTGGCGAGATTATGATCGACGGAGAGGAGCGGTTCTCAACCGAGATCAAGGAAACAATCCATGCCAAACTTGGATGGCAGGACATCAAGGACGGCTTCAAGGCGACCAAGGAGCATTTCGGTCTGACCTTTTTCAGCGCTGTCCTCGGTTTTTTCGTTGGAATCCTGCCTGGGACCGGGGCCACCCCGGCATCCTTCCTTGGTTACGGCATTGCCAAGCAGTACTCCAAGCATCCTGAGAAGTACGGCGAGGGGGCGATCGAAGGGGTGCTGGCGCCCCAGGCCGCGGCCAACGCGGCTGGAACCGGGGCACTTCTACCCATGATTTCCCTGGGGATTCCAGGTTCTCCCACTGCGGCTGTTCTTCTCGCAGGCCTTTATATGTGGGGCCTCTGGCCGGGTCCCAGATTGTTTATCGAACAACCGGTGTTCGTCTGGGGGCTCATCGCCAGCCTTTTCCTCTCCGGAACGGTCTGCCTGATCATCTGTCTCCTGGGTACCCCGGTATTGGCCTCCATCATGAAAATTCCCTGGGGCCTCCTTACACCGATCATCGTTGTCGCCTGCTTTATCGGCAGCTACGTGATGCGGAACCTCATGTTTGACGTGTGGTGTACTCTTATCTTCGGTCTTATCGGGTACGTCATGAAGAAGCTGGATTATCCCCTGGCCCCGCTTGCAGTTGCCCTGGTCCTGGGAGGCATGACCGAGAGATTCCTGCGCCAGACCCTGATCATAGGCGATGGTTCCCCCATGGCTTTCTTCAGTTCGACCATCTCCACGGTTTTCATGTCAATCGCCTTCTTCCTGTTCCTCATGCCCCTGGGAAAGCATATCCTGGGAAAAATAAAGGCTAACCGCAAGCCTGCGGAGGCCTGA
- a CDS encoding integral membrane protein TerC family protein, which yields MLDLGWFGHISFNMQFLSALFSIIIINIILSGDNAVVIAMAVRSLPKKQRLWGMVLGSGLAVFLRIILTFFAAKLLMIEFLKLGGGLLIAWIAAKLFTEGAEESSVSASGTIWGAVKVITVADLIMSVDNVLGVAGASHGNMFLLIFGLGSSVPLIVGTSAILSMLMDRYPIIVYIGSAILGKVAGEMIITDPFVVRVFHPSQMVEYVVMAIFVVGVLVAGKLMLKRKIAKQDRIVLEDEQLQTSKEV from the coding sequence ATGCTGGATCTTGGATGGTTTGGGCACATATCTTTTAATATGCAATTTTTATCAGCGTTGTTCAGCATAATCATTATCAATATTATTCTATCAGGGGACAATGCTGTAGTGATCGCCATGGCGGTCAGGTCGCTTCCAAAAAAACAGCGGCTGTGGGGCATGGTCCTTGGGTCCGGGTTGGCGGTCTTTTTGAGGATAATCCTCACTTTTTTCGCCGCGAAGCTGCTGATGATAGAATTCCTGAAACTTGGCGGTGGGCTTTTAATCGCCTGGATTGCGGCCAAACTCTTTACGGAGGGTGCGGAGGAAAGTTCAGTCAGCGCGTCAGGGACTATCTGGGGTGCGGTCAAGGTTATTACGGTCGCAGACCTGATCATGAGCGTTGATAATGTCTTGGGTGTTGCCGGTGCGTCCCATGGCAATATGTTTCTTCTGATTTTTGGTCTGGGTTCCAGCGTACCCCTTATTGTAGGGACAAGCGCGATCCTTTCCATGCTGATGGATAGATACCCGATTATCGTCTACATAGGCTCAGCCATTCTCGGTAAGGTGGCAGGGGAGATGATCATTACAGACCCCTTCGTGGTGCGGGTGTTTCATCCATCACAGATGGTCGAATATGTTGTGATGGCCATATTTGTAGTTGGCGTCCTGGTAGCTGGAAAGCTCATGTTGAAAAGGAAGATAGCTAAACAGGACAGGATTGTGTTGGAAGATGAACAGTTGCAGACGAGTAAGGAGGTGTAG
- a CDS encoding cytidylate kinase: MAIVTISRASGLGGEEIARSVARKLGYEFLNKDLIFKEVEGFGEQWLKWGEDLDEHCPTLWERFDQSFSGFVALAESCVYEYALKDKVVILGRGGNWLLKDIPFVLSVRITAPLVARIKLTSDREGIDTKHARRLIAASEHERSCYLQSVFHKDWSDPDAYDVVYNMDSLSLDEVTDLIIEEMPAKDKKVTPEAMKELGQLALAAKVKAAIFTDCRIFIPTLEVFHDSSGIVIRGIVHPPEEMVKVMEVARRVAGSVPIKSELHYRGA; this comes from the coding sequence ATGGCTATTGTGACTATATCAAGAGCGAGTGGACTTGGCGGCGAGGAGATTGCCAGGAGCGTGGCTCGGAAGCTGGGTTATGAATTTCTCAATAAGGATCTGATCTTTAAGGAGGTGGAAGGCTTTGGTGAGCAATGGTTGAAATGGGGCGAGGATCTCGACGAGCACTGCCCTACCCTCTGGGAGCGGTTTGACCAATCCTTTTCCGGTTTTGTGGCGTTAGCCGAAAGCTGTGTTTATGAGTATGCTCTGAAGGACAAGGTTGTAATCTTGGGCCGGGGGGGGAACTGGCTGCTGAAGGATATCCCCTTTGTTTTGAGCGTGCGGATTACCGCCCCCCTGGTGGCAAGGATCAAGTTGACCAGCGATCGTGAAGGGATCGATACGAAACATGCCAGGAGATTGATTGCGGCCAGTGAGCATGAGAGATCGTGCTATCTCCAGAGTGTATTTCACAAGGACTGGTCCGATCCCGACGCATATGATGTGGTCTATAATATGGACAGTCTTAGCCTGGATGAGGTGACCGACCTGATCATTGAAGAAATGCCGGCAAAGGACAAGAAGGTTACCCCTGAGGCGATGAAAGAATTAGGTCAATTGGCGTTGGCCGCCAAAGTTAAGGCCGCAATTTTCACCGATTGCCGGATATTCATTCCGACATTGGAGGTTTTCCACGATAGTTCCGGGATAGTTATTCGCGGCATTGTCCATCCACCGGAGGAGATGGTCAAGGTGATGGAGGTCGCACGCCGCGTAGCTGGTTCCGTACCCATCAAGAGCGAACTTCACTATCGCGGCGCATGA